A single genomic interval of Deltaproteobacteria bacterium harbors:
- a CDS encoding cobalamin-dependent protein (Presence of a B(12) (cobalamin)-binding domain implies dependence on cobalamin itself, in one of its several forms, or in some unusual lineages, dependence on a cobalamin-like analog.) has product MKVLLVNPKLRLDNILPVLGLGYLANAIKDKYEVKILDCMKEDFTLDDYARYLKDYKPDVVGIQCFTYDIYIVADYLKQTRRILPDAITMIGGPHPTAMPEESMGFFGITLDYAFRSEAEEGLPELLKLIASKSVINDNLSRVKNLIWRNGDQIVVNPITYIPDISKLGMPAWELMPPGTYPKSPFSAFYKKLP; this is encoded by the coding sequence ATGAAAGTACTATTGGTTAACCCGAAGCTCAGGCTTGATAATATACTGCCTGTCCTCGGATTGGGATATCTTGCCAATGCAATCAAAGATAAATATGAGGTGAAGATCCTTGATTGCATGAAGGAAGATTTTACCCTTGATGATTATGCGCGTTACCTTAAGGATTACAAACCCGATGTGGTCGGTATTCAGTGTTTTACTTATGATATTTATATCGTAGCTGATTATCTCAAACAAACAAGGCGGATTTTGCCCGATGCCATTACCATGATCGGCGGTCCTCATCCGACAGCAATGCCTGAAGAAAGTATGGGCTTTTTTGGTATCACACTTGACTATGCCTTCAGGTCTGAGGCAGAGGAAGGTTTACCGGAGCTTCTTAAACTTATAGCGTCGAAAAGCGTTATAAATGACAACTTATCAAGGGTTAAAAACCTGATATGGAGGAATGGAGATCAAATTGTAGTTAATCCTATTACCTATATTCCTGATATCAGCAAACTTGGTATGCCTGCATGGGAGCTTATGCCTCCCGGCACTTATCCAAAGTCTCCTTTTTCTGCATTTTATAAAAAATTGCCATGA